The following proteins are co-located in the Bacillus carboniphilus genome:
- a CDS encoding ASCH domain-containing protein: protein MLHKMGLYGEYFQSIKDGKKKVEVRLNDEKRRQIKVGDFIEFIKVPEQDESLKVRVMELRIYDTFKEMYEDIPFEAFDCEGWSMEEMVEGTYQIYTREQEKQWGTLAIIISHMD from the coding sequence ATGTTGCATAAAATGGGTCTGTATGGTGAGTATTTTCAATCTATAAAAGACGGAAAGAAGAAAGTGGAAGTTAGACTGAATGACGAGAAAAGAAGGCAAATCAAAGTTGGGGATTTCATTGAGTTTATTAAGGTACCCGAACAGGATGAATCTTTAAAAGTTCGGGTTATGGAACTTCGAATATACGATACGTTCAAAGAAATGTATGAAGACATACCATTCGAAGCCTTTGATTGCGAAGGTTGGTCGATGGAAGAGATGGTCGAGGGAACGTATCAGATTTACACACGTGAACAAGAAAAGCAGTGGGGGACTTTGGCTATTATTATTTCTCACATGGATTAG
- a CDS encoding GNAT family N-acetyltransferase — MKIKKCGIDCSPPMDLLLLADPSIQMVEKYLRSGQCFIAEEFDRVMGVYILVSTGKDTIELVNIAVAEEFQGKGLGKKLVLDAVERAKSLGYKKIEVGTGNSSINQLALYQKCGFRIVGVDLDFFTRHYDEEIYENGIQCRDMIRLSQDLSGLNFS; from the coding sequence ATGAAGATTAAAAAATGCGGGATAGATTGTTCACCGCCAATGGATTTGTTACTTTTGGCTGATCCATCCATACAGATGGTAGAAAAGTATCTTCGGAGTGGCCAATGTTTTATTGCGGAAGAGTTTGACCGAGTAATGGGTGTTTACATACTAGTTTCAACAGGTAAAGACACCATCGAATTAGTGAATATTGCAGTTGCAGAGGAATTCCAGGGTAAAGGATTGGGGAAAAAGCTCGTGTTGGATGCAGTGGAAAGAGCAAAGTCCCTAGGCTATAAAAAAATAGAGGTTGGGACGGGGAACTCTAGCATAAACCAACTAGCACTCTATCAGAAATGCGGGTTTCGAATCGTAGGGGTAGACTTGGACTTTTTTACGAGACATTATGATGAAGAAATTTATGAAAATGGGATTCAATGTAGAGATATGATTCGATTATCACAGGATTTAAGTGGTCTTAATTTTTCTTAG